The Deltaproteobacteria bacterium GWA2_45_12 nucleotide sequence TTTATCATTGGGCATTGTCCTCCGGCTAGTTTTTTTCGCTTCAGTGAACTTGTGTTATCTCAGGCAGCGGCACTCAACGCCGCTTCCCGTGCGCGCCGGATCAGTGCCGTCCATTCTGGATCGTTCCCGATATTCGCACCGTATACTTTTTCGTCGAAGGGGGCATCGCTTAACAACCACGCCAAAAACTCCCGCTTGCCGATTATGACTTTCCCACCCTCTTTGCCGCGTGAGTATCGGCCATCACGTCCCGGATAGTTGATGATCTTATCGCCATCCTCGTTGAGTTGAGATTCATTCCAGTTGAACAGGATTTCGCTGATGTCACCACGACCCAGACCTTTGGCGATGGCGTTGAACGCTTTGCCAACAGCCACATTGCTCATAGATGACACCAACACAGAATCACTCATCACCCCTCCGATCTCATACGTTTGGTGTTGAGCTGACAATCTGCTTGATACCGCCCTCTTTAATCCAGCGGTCGATCGAGTCTTGCGCCGCGTTCAGATAATCCATCAGCTTATCCGGCATACCTTCATTTTCATCACGCCCGCCGAAGTGTTCTAATAAAGAATCCATAACATCTTCCTCACAGAAACCACCATAGCAGTTTGCGTCCACGTAATCGTGAAGGGCAGAAAACGATGGGCAATCAGCCGGCACTCGCCCGTTTTTAACGTCATCAATGATTTCCTGCTTCATAACCTCGATTGATTCATCTAGTGTTGGCGCTGTTGCGGTCATTTCGTTGCTCCTTTGTTCGTTGCGGGGAGTAGATTGGGTGTCGCTACTCATTTGGTATTTGACAAGCTTTTCTTCACCGAAGAATCTCCCGTATCAGCGTCCAGACCGTTTCCGGCATCGGACGAAACCCCTTGGAGTCTGTGGGGAGCAGCCAGTTATCGAGTGCGCGTTTGCTTGCTCCGATACGGTCAGCGAAATTCTGCCGGGTCATGTTCAGTTGCCGCATTGCATCACGCAAAAAATCCTGCTGGGCTTGCTTGGCCATTTTTGTTCAAATTCCAATATATGTACTCAGCGAGTATTGTACTCGCTGAGTAGTTACAAGGCAATTAAAATACAGGGGAACAACATTAACCAGGACTGAAAATCTGAACTGGGGTGGTGCTGGTGCATTCCAGTACGACATTCCACACAAACGAGGTAAAATCTGCGGCCATGCCAAATTTTTATCCGATGCCACTAATGCCTCTCAGTTACCTATTCAAACACAACAATGGCTGGCAAAGAACTCTATAAAGTAATTGACGTTTTCGCGGGGCCGGGAGGGCTGGGCGAGGGCTTTTCTGCCTTTGGACATGGTGCAGAAAAGCCTTCATTCAAGCTCGCTCTTTCAATTGAAAAAGACCCGACCGCACACAGCACATTGCTGCTGCGTAGTTTCTACCGCCAGTTTGATCCCGAAAAAATTCCGCCGGAATACTGGTCTTATGCCAAGGGGGAGATTACCAAGGCGGAGTTATTTGATTTTTATCCTCAGCAAGCTAAGGCAGCGGCTGAAGAGGCGCAGTGTATCGAACTCGGCAAGACCCCGGCGCATGAGGTGAAAAGCCTCATCAGTCAGAGACTGAATGGCTGCGAAAAATGGGTGCTGGTCGGCGGGCCACCCTGCCAAGCATATTCACTTGTCGGACGTGCGCGCATGCTGACTACCAAACCTGATTTTGAGAAAGACGTGCGCCATTTTCTTTATAGGGAGTATCTGCGAATCATCGCGGATCACCGGCCACCAGTGTTTGTGATGGAGAATGTGAAGGGAATACTTTCCGCACAGCATTCCGGCAAAAAAATCATCAAGAGTATATTGAGCGATCTGCAAAAGCCTGACATTGCAGTCAATGGCCGGAGTTCTGGCCTCGGCTACAGACTGTTTTCGCTGGTGGATAACAAACCTCCTGAGAAATGTGAGCCGGAAGACTTTCTGGTAAGAGCCGAGAAATATGGCATTCCGCAGGCGCGGCACCGTATGCTTATTCTGGGCATTCGGGAGGATATTCAAATCATACCAAAAACGCTCCAGGAATCGGAAGCGACCACTGTTGCCCAGGCAATTGGCGATCTTCCGAAGATACGCAGCGCTGTATCCAAAGAGCCTGACACACTTGAACTCTGGCGTGAGATTCTTGACTCGATAACCTCAAAGGCATGGCATCGCAAAGGGCGAAGCAATGGCCTGGCGCAAACAGTCGAAAAAATTGACGAAGCTCTGGTGAATATACGTCAGCACAAGTTGGCGACAGGGGCAGAATCCATGAGTTATACCGGCCGCCCAAAAATATTTCCGGACTGGTATCGGCATGGTTGTGTTGATGTGGTGACCAACCATGCAGGCAGAGGCCACATGAGGAGTGATCTGCATCGCTATCTTTTTGTGTCCGCCTACGCGGCAGCTAATGGAAAATCCGTTCATCTGAGTGATTTTCCGACGGCGCTTCTTCCCGCACACCAGAATGTGCAGGAGGGTGTGCAGAACAGTCACTTTTCAGATCGTTTCAGGGTGCAGGTCGGGGGGCGGCCTTCCACTACAATCACATCCCATATCTCTAAGGATGGGCATTATTTCATTCATTATGACCCTTCCCAATGTCGCAGCCTGACTGTCAGAGAGGCGGCAAGGCTGCAAACATTCCCGGATAGCTACAAATTTGAAGGTGGCAGGACATCGCAGTATCATCAGGTTGGTAATGCCGTGCCGCCGCTGTTGTCCATGCAGGTTGCTGCAATAGTCCATGACATTTTAAAGCGGCTGAAGATTTAGCATGGATACGCTGACCTCGGAAAAACGCAGCTGGAATATGTCCCGCATCCGAGGAGCGAATACAAAGCCCGAGCTTGCTGTCCGCTCGATGCTGCATCGCAGGGGATACAGATTCAGAATCTCAAATAAGACCCTTCCAGGGAGACCAGATATTGTTCTCCCAAAATACAGGGCAGTAATCTTTGTTCATGGCTGCTTCTGGCATCGGCATCAGGGGTGCAAATATGCTTACACGCCGAAATCCCGCTTGGATTTCTGGGAGCAGAAGTTTGAGGGGAATGTCATGCGGGATAAAAATAACCTTTTTCTTCTCAAGAAAACAGGCTGGCTTCCTCTTGTCGTATGGGAATGCGAAATAAAACACAATGCTGAAGCTGTGCTTGGCAGAGTATCTGGAATTTTGCAGCGACGCCTGAAAAAACTGGTGGCGATCTGATGGAAAAATATACCCTTCCGCCGAGAGCGGCCTCCCTTTCCGAATCCATGCGGGATATTGGTTATTCGCTGGAAACGGCCATTGCGGACATTATCGATAACAGCATTACTGCGGGAGCAACTAGCGTTGAAATCTGGTGTGATTTTGAATTAAACCAGCCACAACTTGCCATTACTGACAACGGACAAGGTATGAGCAGGGATGAGCTTATCGAAGCCATGCGACATGGCTCAACCCACCCCAGGAACAAACGTAGCAGTGATGATCTCGGGCGATTTGGTTTGGGCCTCAAAACGGCCTCCTTTTCGCAATGCCGACAACTTGTCGTAATTAGCCGTAAGAATGGCGAGCTTGCAGGTGCCATGTGGGATTTGGATACGATAGATGATGAATGGAATATTGGCCTTCTCAGTCAGGATGAGATATTGAGTTGTCCGCATGTAGACCATCTTGGATCAAGCGGAACCCTTGTGCTATGGCTGAAGCTGGATCGGCTCTCAGAAGGTGATGTATCCAGCAACAAACAGAAAATGCTACTCGAGAAAATTGAAGTTGCAGATAGACACCTTTCTCTTGTATTCCATCGCTTTCTGTCAGGGGAAGTGAGGGGCAAAAAACTCGACATATTTATCAACGGGCATAAACTTGATCCCTTCGATCCTTTCTGTCTCAGCAATAAGGCGACTCAACTTCTTCCGGAGGAGATAGTGAGACTTGATGGCCATGAGGTCAGGATTCAGCCATACATACTGCCCCACCACAGCAAGCTGTCGCCAAAGGAGCATGATTACTATGAAAGCCGGAGCGAATTCGTCAGCAACCAAGGCGTTTATATTTATCGCAATAACAGGCTGATGGTCTGGGGTAACTGGTTTCGTCTGACACCCAAAGGAGAGGCTACAAAACTGGCGCGCGTGCGGATTGATTTCCCCAGTGCGCTGGATGAGCAATGGACGATTGACATCAAAAAATCGAGAGCACAGCCGCCTCAGCAGGTACGTGAAAAGCTGCGTCACATTATCAGCAGGATAGTTGAGCAAAGTACCCGAGTGCATTCAGGCCGGGGGAGAAAATTATTCGATGAAGCAAAGGCGCCGTTCTGGGTGCGTTACGCAGAACATGGGGGAGTGAGATATTCGCTCAACAGAAATCATCCGGTTCTCGCAGCGTACAGAAAAATGATCGAGGGTGATCAGCAGCGACTGTTTCAGGAGGTGTTGACTGTCATTGAGGATTCCATACCTGTGGAAGCAATTTATTCTGATTATTCAATGACCCCTAAGGGATTCGATGAGCCTGCAAAAATAGACACGGAAGAAATCCTGGTCAGGCTTCGTTTGCTGTGTGAATTACTATCTGCTGAGAGTCAGATGGACATGAACACATTTAAAGAAACCATCAATCGCTTAAAGCCATTTTGTGATTATCCGAAGGAAATCGAGCAGGTAATCAAGGAGAAATATAATGCCTGACAATGCAGCTGCTGCCACCCCGGATTTTACTGAGGCACTGAAAAAATTGCTCGTTGAGCAGCTCATGAATGTTGAGCCTCTTCAGCATGAGCAGATTGTTGACCTCGCACATAAATACGCGCCAGCGTTTGGTCTTGCAGCGGAACAGATAGATTCTGTGATCAGATATGTACATTCCAGACTCGTCACAACAATGAACGAAGGGGTCTCCCTGATTAATCAGGAAGTGGATCATGATGAAGACTGGTATTTAAAACGTGAGGATTTGTCATGGGATTATTGGAGTGATTATAAGCAGCATATGATCGCGGAGGACTGGCATCCTCGTGTTGTAAATACGCTCGGTGATGTAACTGGAAAAATTCTTGGCTTGCTGAAAAATCCTAATGACCCCGGTGAGTGGGATCGTCGGGGGCTAGTCATTGGCCATGTACAGTCAGGGAAAACCGCTAACTACATAGGGCTTATAACGAAGGCGGCAGACGCAGGGTACAAATTTATCATCGTGATTGCGGGTATCCACAACAACCTGCGGAAACAGACACAGCAGCGCATAGATGAAGGGTTTGTTGGCAGGGACAGCACACCGGACAGTATGCGTAAATATGTAGGTGTGGGGCGGTTGAATAAAAACCGAAAATTTCCGGTGTCCCTGACCAATACACATCAGGATTTTACTAAGCAGGTTGCAACAGGAATCGTTGCTGATCTACAGGGATTTAACCAGCCAGTGGTAGTTGTGATTAAGAAAAATGTCACCACACTATCTAATCTTTACTCCTGGCTGAAGGATTGGAACACTCGGGAATCATCGCAGCAGATTGCCAACGTGCCGATGCTGATGATCGACGATGAAGCCGACAATGCCTCCATTAACACCAACAAGCCCGATATTGACCCTACCAGAACAAACCGCGAAATCAGACGTATCCTGCAACTTTTCAAGAAGCGGTGCTATGTTGGATATACCGCTACGCCTTTCGCCAATATTTTCATTAATCCTGATTCGGCGGATGAGATGCTTAATGATGACCTATTTCCAAGGGATTTCATTTATTGTCTGGATGCACCGACAAACTACTTTGGTGCTCACCGCGTGTTTGTAGATGAAGAAAAAAGTGGGACAATTCTCAGAAATATTGACGATGCAGAAAGTTATTTCTCGCTGGCACATAAGACAAAAGATTTTCCAGTCAGCGATATTCCCCCGTCTCTTAAAAAGGCCATTCATATTTTCATTGTTGGGAAAGCCATCCGTATTTTAAGAGGGCAGGGAAATAAGCACGCATCAATGATGGTGAATGTTTCCCGATTTGTCGGCGTACAGAGGCAGGTCAGAGAAATAGTCTCTTTTTATCTGGGAACGCTTGCTCGTTCTGTTCGCTATAACCATTCCCTACCTATTCCAGATGCATTAAAGAATGGCGGGATGCAGGATTTGAAAGCTGCATATGACGATGAGTTCTCCGCCTTGGAAGAGAAGTGGCCTGAAATTCAGAAAGTGTTGTCTAGCGCAATCGATGCGATCAAGGTCTATGTGGTCAACAGCAAGTCAGATGATGCACTTGATTATAAAAAAGCAGCAGACAGCAACGAGTCACTTACAGCTCTTGCCATAGGTGGGCTGAGCCTGTCACGCGGCCTTACGCTTGAGGGTCTGATGGTCAGTTACATGTACCGGAATACCAAGATGTATGACACGCTCATGCAGATGGGAAGATGGTTCGGCTATCGCGGCGGGTACGAAGACCTCTGCAAAGTATACCTATCTGAGGAATCTCAAGGCTGGTACGAGCACATCTCCGACGCCACCGAAGAACTCCGCAATAGTGTTATACAGATGCGACGTGATGGGTTGAGCCCAAAACAATTCGGCCTTTATGTCCGCGCTCACCCTGATGCGTTGACAGTCACTGCACTTAATAAAATGCGGGATACCGAGACTAGGCCATTGCAGAGAAGTTTCAACGGAAAGTTAATTGAAACTCACATTGTGCCAGCTGCTGAAGATATTACAGCTCAGAATCAGGCACTGCTCAGAGAGTTGTATGCATTGCTTGAAAGCCGACTGCCGCAATCAAAGCAGTATGTAGACGGGACAATATTCTGGCAGGCAGTCAGCTGGGAAATTATCGATGATTTTCTTTCCAAGTATAGATTTCATAGAGTAATGCAGAGCGACAAGATTTCTGCCATTGATTATCTGCGCAAAATTTCTGGGAAATACCCAGAGGTAGATGTGGTGTTTATATCGCTAAAAAAAGAAGTGCCAGGGCAATCCAGATTCCAACTATCTGACAACGAATATATCTTATGCCAGGTGCGCACCGTGGTCAGTCGCCTAGAGCCAGATGGCAGCAAAAAAGAGCCAAAAATGCCGACGGAAGAGAAAGGATATTTCACTAATAAGCAGCGCGTTGCCAGCCGAGGTTCTGAATCTGTCGGGCTGGATGATGAGCAAATAAATGAAGCAAAAGATCTCGCTAGAAAAGAAGATAGTGTCAATATTGCGGATAAGCATTACCGGCATGCTCGCCGCCGCCCGTTGCTTATGCTGCACGCTTTAAATCTGGTTCATAAACCAGATGAAGATAGCGCTCCCATGCTGCTTATGGATCAGGTTCCTGCAATCGGCATCGCCTTCCCTGGCGGAGATTTCACCACTACCGTTGATTATGTAGTGAACAAGGTCTGGCTGAATCAGATGCAGCAGGAGAGTTTTGATAATCCTGATGACGAGGATGATTATGATTTATAGCAGCCTCCCATGGAACAACATCAAATCACCTGCCAGTGATATTAATCTTCTGCGGATTGATGCCACTCACCCTCACGATTTTTCATGGGGAAAGGATTCTGCGGGGCGATTACTTCTCGTCTTAAAACTACCAATGATAGATGTGCATGACTTGCGGGCGCGGAATATAGAGCTCACCGGCATAAAATCTGACATTTGTAAAATTGACTCCACTGGCGAGGCCTATTTTCAGCTGGCACTACAGAGTAAAGAGAATGCCGACATTTTTCATACGCTTTGTAATGACCTGATCGAGAAAACGCGCACAATCACAAATGCAGAGGCTGCTCTTTCGCTCGTTTATTCACGACTTGATCGTTGGCGAGCACTCCTCAGCAAGTCGAACCGTGGCCTGCTATCGCCGCAGGAAATTCAAGGTTTGTTCGGGGAGTTGAAATTTCTTGAAGAATGCATTGATGCCGGTCGTGTAAGTATGCAGGCTGCCGT carries:
- a CDS encoding very short patch repair endonuclease → MDTLTSEKRSWNMSRIRGANTKPELAVRSMLHRRGYRFRISNKTLPGRPDIVLPKYRAVIFVHGCFWHRHQGCKYAYTPKSRLDFWEQKFEGNVMRDKNNLFLLKKTGWLPLVVWECEIKHNAEAVLGRVSGILQRRLKKLVAI
- a CDS encoding ATPase; its protein translation is MEKYTLPPRAASLSESMRDIGYSLETAIADIIDNSITAGATSVEIWCDFELNQPQLAITDNGQGMSRDELIEAMRHGSTHPRNKRSSDDLGRFGLGLKTASFSQCRQLVVISRKNGELAGAMWDLDTIDDEWNIGLLSQDEILSCPHVDHLGSSGTLVLWLKLDRLSEGDVSSNKQKMLLEKIEVADRHLSLVFHRFLSGEVRGKKLDIFINGHKLDPFDPFCLSNKATQLLPEEIVRLDGHEVRIQPYILPHHSKLSPKEHDYYESRSEFVSNQGVYIYRNNRLMVWGNWFRLTPKGEATKLARVRIDFPSALDEQWTIDIKKSRAQPPQQVREKLRHIISRIVEQSTRVHSGRGRKLFDEAKAPFWVRYAEHGGVRYSLNRNHPVLAAYRKMIEGDQQRLFQEVLTVIEDSIPVEAIYSDYSMTPKGFDEPAKIDTEEILVRLRLLCELLSAESQMDMNTFKETINRLKPFCDYPKEIEQVIKEKYNA